AAAACGACGCTTTTCCCTTTCCCCAGGACATTAATGAGCCAGGAAAAGTCCCGACTGGACTTTTTGCGACCCTGTCATAGTTCACGGTTCACAGTAAACCGTGAACTGTAAACCGTTCACCACAAAAGCTGGCCCTTTGCAATGGGCCAGCTTTTGTTGACACCTCCATCCAAATACAGTAACAAGAAATGTTATCTTCCAAGAAGGGGCTTTTGATGAAGAAGAAAGACATCGAACATTTCACCGAAAAGCTCAAGGCCTGGAAAGACGAACTGGTCCTCGAGGCAACCAGGACAGTGGACGGAATGACCGAGGAAAAGGCCCAGTTCGCAGACCCTACCGACCGGGCCTCCATGGAGACCGACAGGAATTTCCTGCTGCGGATCCGGGACCGCGAGAGAAGGCTTATCACCAAGATCGACCGCGCCCTGGGCAGGATCGAAGACGGCAGTTTCGGTCTATGCGAGGCTTGCGGTGAGGACATCGAGGTCAAGCGTCTCGATGCCCGGCCGGTAGCCACCCTCTGTATCGAGTGCAAGACGCTCCAGGAAGAGGAGGAGAAGCTGAATAAATAGGGAGGAAAAGTCCTTGTGGGACTTTTGCTCAACGGAAAGGAAAAAGCGGGGTTTTTCCTTTCCTCACGGGGACTGCTGAAATATCGCAAAAGTCCGTGCTGGCCTTTTGCTCAACGGAAAGGAAAAAGCGGGGTTTTTCCTTTCCTCACGGATCGCTGACATATTTGGCGGTCATCGATCCGGGCGCC
This bacterium DNA region includes the following protein-coding sequences:
- the dksA gene encoding RNA polymerase-binding protein DksA, producing the protein MKKKDIEHFTEKLKAWKDELVLEATRTVDGMTEEKAQFADPTDRASMETDRNFLLRIRDRERRLITKIDRALGRIEDGSFGLCEACGEDIEVKRLDARPVATLCIECKTLQEEEEKLNK